From the genome of Lawsonella clevelandensis, one region includes:
- a CDS encoding LysR family transcriptional regulator substrate-binding protein, giving the protein MTDVELTGAGETATEALPTVVTTLTEAPAEAEVSPALLRIGCVMGVQPDKWQRRWQENRPDVPTSWEFVDSAVQWEGLRTGRWSIVLVRTNVDRSTDGAEDAEVPLPLELLSYGAADLRFPADLVERTHVVELYPERWAVLGRKKHDIGLVSEVTLADLADLPDKRIGRGELVIPVGEPQLALTYAASGTGIAILPETLAKVAGHFEGTIRPLVMDAATRVCAVWLKDRPADCPEELIQEFIGMLRGRRAQSSRTGGTSADAAAAARKQVRREKIKSNRVHSQEQRRQRIAARHAAKRAAQKRGKRR; this is encoded by the coding sequence TTGACTGATGTGGAACTGACCGGCGCTGGGGAGACCGCTACAGAGGCTCTCCCCACCGTCGTCACCACGCTGACAGAAGCGCCGGCGGAAGCTGAGGTTTCCCCGGCGCTTCTGCGCATTGGTTGTGTTATGGGGGTACAGCCGGACAAATGGCAACGTCGCTGGCAGGAAAATCGACCCGACGTGCCGACGTCCTGGGAGTTCGTAGATTCTGCCGTGCAATGGGAAGGATTACGGACAGGACGCTGGTCCATTGTACTCGTGCGGACAAACGTAGATCGCAGTACGGATGGCGCCGAAGATGCGGAGGTGCCGTTACCCCTGGAACTCCTCTCGTACGGGGCAGCAGATCTACGTTTCCCAGCTGACCTGGTGGAGCGTACCCATGTGGTGGAGCTCTACCCAGAACGCTGGGCTGTGTTGGGGAGAAAGAAACACGACATTGGGCTGGTCTCCGAGGTTACTCTTGCCGACCTAGCAGACTTGCCGGATAAGCGTATCGGCAGAGGCGAGCTGGTTATTCCCGTGGGGGAGCCACAATTGGCCTTAACCTATGCGGCGTCGGGCACGGGCATTGCGATTCTCCCGGAAACGCTCGCCAAGGTAGCGGGCCACTTTGAGGGCACCATACGCCCGTTGGTAATGGATGCAGCAACCAGGGTGTGTGCCGTGTGGCTCAAAGATCGTCCAGCTGACTGCCCAGAAGAGCTCATCCAGGAGTTTATCGGTATGTTGCGGGGGCGCCGGGCGCAGTCCTCACGTACCGGTGGGACTTCTGCTGATGCGGCAGCGGCTGCTCGTAAACAAGTACGCAGGGAGAAGATCAAGTCCAATCGTGTACATAGCCAGGAGCAGCGTCGTCAACGCATTGCGGCCCGCCATGCCGCCAAACGAGCTGCACAAAAACGGGGGAAGCGCCGTTAA
- the mca gene encoding mycothiol conjugate amidase Mca produces MAKYRLLAVHAHPDDEASKGAATLARYADEGHDVMVATLTGGERGDVLNPTIKDPAIFENLHEVRIAEMATSAAVLGVQHRWMGFVDSGLPQGDPLPELPEGSFATLDPYKAAEPLVRLIREFRPHVIITYDENGGYPHPDHIQTHLVSMIAWREAANPAAFPQSGTAWAPFKIYYDRNLTRERFIAINDEYERRGLPSPYAALLEGWGKDKGKGFDRVTTRVACGHYFGHREKALQAHATQIDPASVFFFAPLDIQRAAWPWEHFELAGTRVSVTLPEEGLFGQLPDNPDVDASVVAEP; encoded by the coding sequence ATGGCAAAGTATCGGCTTCTCGCCGTACATGCACACCCTGACGATGAAGCGTCTAAAGGGGCAGCTACCCTCGCTCGTTATGCCGATGAAGGACATGACGTGATGGTCGCTACCCTCACCGGTGGCGAACGAGGAGACGTGCTCAATCCGACCATTAAAGATCCTGCAATTTTCGAGAATCTTCACGAAGTGCGTATCGCAGAGATGGCGACCTCCGCCGCCGTACTAGGTGTCCAGCACCGCTGGATGGGATTTGTGGACTCGGGTCTCCCTCAGGGAGATCCCCTGCCCGAGCTCCCCGAAGGCTCCTTCGCGACTCTTGACCCCTACAAGGCAGCTGAACCGCTGGTGCGACTCATTCGCGAATTCCGGCCCCACGTCATCATTACCTATGACGAAAACGGCGGATACCCGCATCCCGATCACATCCAGACTCACCTGGTGTCCATGATTGCCTGGCGGGAGGCGGCAAACCCAGCGGCATTTCCCCAATCCGGGACGGCCTGGGCCCCCTTTAAGATCTACTACGATCGCAACCTCACGAGAGAACGCTTCATCGCCATCAATGATGAATATGAACGCCGTGGCCTCCCCAGCCCGTACGCAGCATTGCTCGAAGGCTGGGGCAAGGATAAGGGTAAAGGGTTCGACCGGGTGACCACTCGAGTGGCGTGCGGACACTATTTTGGGCACCGCGAAAAAGCTCTCCAAGCGCACGCCACCCAGATTGATCCCGCCAGCGTGTTTTTCTTTGCTCCGCTCGATATTCAACGGGCAGCCTGGCCGTGGGAGCATTTTGAATTGGCAGGTACTCGTGTCTCCGTCACCCTCCCAGAAGAAGGCCTTTTTGGCCAACTCCCCGACAACCCCGACGTCGACGCGAGTGTCGTGGCAGAACCATGA
- the greA gene encoding transcription elongation factor GreA yields the protein MTEPQETWLTQKAYDRLKSELDSLIENRPVLATEINERREEGDLKENGGYHAAREQQGQEEARIRQLQELLANVTIGEAPAESGVASLGSVVKVYYDGDEDDDETFLIATREEGGRDPNLETYSPESPLGKALLGAKVGETRSYDLPNGKTAEVTLVSAEPYHED from the coding sequence ATGACGGAACCCCAAGAAACCTGGCTGACGCAGAAGGCCTACGACCGCCTGAAGAGTGAGCTCGATAGTTTGATTGAGAATCGCCCCGTTCTTGCTACCGAGATCAATGAACGGCGCGAAGAAGGCGACCTGAAGGAAAACGGGGGCTACCATGCTGCTCGCGAACAACAGGGCCAAGAAGAGGCGCGTATTCGTCAGCTCCAAGAACTCCTCGCTAATGTCACCATTGGCGAAGCCCCGGCCGAATCAGGCGTAGCTAGCCTCGGCTCCGTCGTCAAGGTGTACTACGACGGGGATGAGGACGACGATGAGACCTTCCTGATCGCTACCCGCGAAGAAGGCGGTCGAGATCCCAACCTGGAGACCTACTCCCCCGAGTCTCCCCTCGGCAAAGCACTGCTGGGCGCCAAAGTTGGCGAGACTCGCAGCTACGACCTGCCCAATGGGAAGACTGCAGAGGTCACTCTGGTCTCTGCCGAGCCCTACCACGAGGACTAG
- the coaA gene encoding type I pantothenate kinase produces the protein MLQDQVPSPFHCFPREDWHKLRKSWPMVLTEDELESIRGLGDQVDLEEIAKIYLPLSRLLYFQMRNKSLLYNTSQEFFGGIYEQKESPFVIAIAGSVAVGKSTTARVLQILLSRWETHPRVDLVTTDGFLYPTAVLEERGIMERKGFPESYDRRALLDFLSAVKNGEEVACAPVYDHGIYDIIPGEMQEVRQPDILIIEGLNVLQTGPSMMVSDFFDFSIYVDADTEDIEKWFLNRIFMLRDTAFQDPTSYYNQFIRMSDAELYAFAHGVWQSTNQKNLEENILPTKLRADLILRKDVNHKIQQVMLRKI, from the coding sequence ATGCTTCAAGATCAGGTACCCAGTCCCTTCCATTGCTTCCCCCGAGAAGACTGGCACAAACTTCGCAAGTCCTGGCCGATGGTTCTCACTGAAGATGAGCTCGAGTCCATCCGCGGCTTAGGCGACCAAGTGGACCTTGAGGAGATCGCCAAGATCTATCTCCCGCTCTCGCGTTTGCTCTACTTCCAGATGCGAAATAAGAGCCTCCTGTACAACACCTCGCAGGAGTTCTTTGGCGGCATCTACGAGCAAAAGGAGTCTCCTTTTGTTATCGCAATTGCCGGCTCAGTCGCGGTAGGAAAGTCCACAACCGCCCGTGTGCTACAGATCCTCCTGTCTCGCTGGGAAACACACCCCCGTGTGGACCTGGTGACGACGGACGGGTTCCTCTACCCCACTGCGGTATTGGAAGAACGCGGCATTATGGAGCGCAAAGGCTTCCCAGAATCCTACGATCGCCGTGCCCTGTTGGATTTCCTCTCCGCTGTGAAGAACGGCGAAGAAGTCGCCTGCGCACCGGTGTACGACCACGGAATTTATGACATCATTCCGGGAGAAATGCAGGAAGTGCGCCAACCGGACATCCTCATCATTGAAGGGCTGAACGTTCTCCAAACTGGCCCGTCCATGATGGTGTCCGATTTCTTCGATTTTTCGATTTATGTGGATGCAGACACGGAAGACATTGAAAAGTGGTTCCTCAACCGCATTTTCATGCTGCGGGACACCGCCTTCCAAGATCCTACGAGCTATTACAACCAGTTTATCCGCATGTCGGATGCGGAGCTCTATGCTTTCGCACACGGGGTTTGGCAAAGCACAAATCAGAAGAATCTCGAAGAGAATATTCTTCCGACCAAACTACGTGCCGACCTTATCCTGCGTAAGGACGTCAACCACAAGATCCAGCAGGTCATGCTGCGAAAAATCTGA
- the glyA gene encoding serine hydroxymethyltransferase → MSDQNLEGKDLRYLSLGELDPELLEAVEGELSRQRDTLEMIASENFVPRAVLQLQGSVLTNKYAEGYPGRRYYGGCENVDIIEDLARERAKSLFGAEFANVQPHSGAQANAAVLSTLMQPGERLLGLNLAHGGHLTHGMKLNFSGKLYEVHAYGVEEDTMTIDMDKVREKALECQPQVIVAGWSAYPRHEDFAAFRSIADEVGAKLWVDMAHFAGLVAAGLHPSPVPHADVVSTTVHKTLAGPRSGMILAKQEYAKRINSNVFPGQQGGPLMHAVAAKAAALKIAASAQFKERQERTLRGAKILAERLLSDDVQKNGVTVLTGGTDVHLVLVDLRNSDMDGQVAEDLLHEAGITVNRNAVPFDPRPPMVTSGLRIGTPALATRGFDDAEFEEVADIIGTALAQGKDADVEALRARVAKLCEQVPLYDGLEDWKMLD, encoded by the coding sequence ATGAGTGACCAGAATCTTGAGGGCAAGGACCTGCGCTACCTCTCTCTGGGTGAGCTGGACCCAGAGCTGTTGGAGGCTGTGGAAGGCGAACTATCCCGCCAGCGTGACACCTTGGAAATGATCGCCTCAGAGAACTTCGTCCCGCGTGCCGTACTGCAACTGCAGGGTTCCGTTCTCACCAACAAGTACGCTGAAGGCTACCCCGGTCGCCGCTACTACGGTGGTTGCGAAAACGTCGATATCATCGAGGATCTGGCCCGGGAACGTGCCAAGTCTCTCTTTGGCGCCGAATTCGCCAATGTGCAGCCCCACTCCGGTGCTCAAGCTAACGCCGCTGTGCTCTCTACCCTTATGCAGCCGGGCGAGCGGCTTCTCGGCCTCAACCTTGCGCACGGTGGTCACCTCACCCACGGTATGAAGCTCAACTTCTCCGGCAAGCTCTATGAGGTGCACGCCTATGGTGTCGAAGAGGACACCATGACGATCGACATGGACAAGGTGCGGGAGAAAGCACTTGAGTGCCAGCCGCAGGTTATTGTGGCTGGCTGGTCTGCTTACCCGCGTCATGAGGACTTTGCCGCCTTCCGCTCCATCGCTGACGAGGTTGGCGCCAAGCTGTGGGTTGATATGGCACACTTCGCCGGTCTGGTCGCAGCCGGGCTGCACCCGTCCCCGGTTCCGCACGCCGATGTAGTCTCAACCACTGTGCATAAGACCCTGGCGGGTCCCCGCTCCGGTATGATTCTTGCCAAGCAAGAGTACGCCAAGCGGATCAACTCCAACGTGTTCCCCGGTCAGCAAGGTGGCCCGCTGATGCACGCCGTCGCTGCCAAGGCCGCTGCCCTCAAGATCGCTGCGTCGGCGCAGTTTAAGGAACGCCAGGAGCGCACCCTCCGCGGCGCTAAGATCCTCGCTGAGCGTCTGCTCTCCGACGATGTTCAGAAGAATGGCGTTACCGTACTGACCGGCGGGACCGATGTCCACTTGGTGCTGGTGGATCTGCGGAATTCCGACATGGACGGACAGGTCGCTGAAGACCTGCTGCACGAGGCAGGTATTACCGTTAACCGTAATGCCGTGCCGTTCGATCCCCGTCCGCCGATGGTCACCTCCGGTCTGCGTATCGGCACCCCTGCTCTGGCGACTCGCGGTTTCGACGATGCCGAATTCGAAGAGGTGGCTGACATCATTGGTACTGCTCTGGCACAGGGTAAGGATGCCGATGTGGAGGCTCTGCGTGCCCGTGTCGCCAAGCTGTGCGAACAGGTTCCGCTGTACGACGGCCTGGAAGATTGGAAGATGCTTGACTGA
- a CDS encoding acyltransferase family protein codes for MANRPQSARLRRVPGIDGLRGLAVIAVVLYHFFKPAFHGGFLGVDVFFVLSGFLITSLLIRERASTGRISLKYFWTRRIRRILPAAFTVMATVAAITLVIAGDSQVGMGWQMLSILTFSNNWVQIAQSHSYFADTVPQVFSHYWSLSVEEQFYVIWPLLFVVLCALGLRRKHWLVVTSFLGITSAVLMGVLYQPGVDPTRVYYGTDTHAFGLLVGAFMAFWMSSRNASLLADSWPKYQTFARFPKVVGFNSVVALIGLCALFVVLPDTGTWTYRGGIALASVLSGIVLYVIVQEIGPVSWLFNSRILRWLGERSFSLYLWHWPLIVIISEPFRAHGQKHSLIAGFIALAITVPLSAFWYRYIETPFRRHGVGATFRTFFYPMRHPRKASRKIPQHLTAFLTIVGIAAMAVVSGITAPKESEIQRDLEAMRAAGTELRPGLARLWEPQLEKEKRTTPTGDDITALGDSVMLASLPGLQQAFPGIYVNADVSRAWAWAPDHIAQMKRDGTLDHFVVLGLGTNGNAAPGEIDDVIQEIGPNHVIILVSPYGDRPWMEKSREQIYAAVKKYDNIYLARWFQAVTKNPTVVRADGIHPGQEGGRLYAQAIQDALQRWVEHGSRM; via the coding sequence ATGGCAAACCGACCACAGTCAGCGCGACTGCGCCGCGTACCCGGTATCGACGGGCTGCGTGGTCTTGCTGTGATAGCTGTGGTCCTCTACCACTTCTTTAAACCCGCTTTTCACGGCGGTTTTCTGGGCGTGGATGTATTCTTCGTCCTGTCTGGTTTCCTCATTACGTCGCTGCTTATTCGTGAACGCGCCAGCACGGGACGCATCTCCCTGAAGTACTTCTGGACGCGACGAATCCGCCGTATTTTGCCGGCTGCCTTCACCGTCATGGCGACAGTAGCCGCTATCACCCTAGTCATTGCTGGAGACTCCCAGGTGGGTATGGGCTGGCAGATGCTGAGCATCCTCACCTTCTCCAATAACTGGGTGCAGATCGCGCAATCGCACAGCTATTTCGCGGACACCGTTCCGCAGGTGTTTTCTCACTATTGGTCGCTGTCCGTAGAAGAGCAGTTCTATGTCATTTGGCCGCTACTGTTTGTGGTGCTGTGTGCCTTGGGCTTGCGTCGGAAGCATTGGTTGGTGGTGACGAGTTTCCTCGGTATCACCTCAGCTGTGCTCATGGGTGTGCTCTACCAGCCTGGGGTCGACCCCACCCGGGTGTATTACGGTACGGATACGCATGCCTTTGGGCTTCTTGTGGGCGCATTCATGGCCTTCTGGATGTCGTCACGGAATGCCTCACTGTTGGCAGATTCTTGGCCGAAGTATCAGACCTTTGCGCGTTTCCCCAAAGTGGTGGGCTTTAACTCGGTCGTAGCGCTCATCGGGCTCTGTGCTCTCTTTGTTGTGCTCCCCGATACTGGTACCTGGACCTACCGCGGAGGTATCGCGCTGGCCTCTGTGCTTAGTGGCATTGTCCTGTATGTCATTGTCCAGGAGATCGGTCCGGTCAGTTGGCTCTTCAACAGTCGCATCCTGCGATGGCTGGGAGAGCGGTCGTTCAGTCTGTACCTCTGGCATTGGCCGCTGATCGTCATTATTTCGGAGCCCTTCCGGGCACACGGGCAAAAGCATTCCCTAATCGCCGGGTTCATCGCACTCGCAATCACTGTGCCTCTTTCGGCCTTCTGGTACCGCTACATCGAAACCCCGTTCCGTCGCCACGGGGTGGGCGCTACCTTCCGCACGTTCTTCTACCCCATGCGCCACCCTCGCAAGGCTAGCCGAAAGATTCCCCAGCATCTCACTGCCTTTCTAACCATTGTGGGCATTGCGGCGATGGCTGTGGTGTCCGGGATAACGGCACCGAAAGAGTCGGAGATTCAACGAGATCTGGAGGCTATGCGTGCTGCGGGTACTGAATTGCGACCGGGCCTGGCTCGACTGTGGGAGCCGCAGTTAGAGAAAGAGAAGCGCACAACGCCCACCGGTGATGACATTACTGCGCTGGGCGACTCGGTCATGCTGGCAAGTCTGCCGGGCCTGCAACAGGCCTTCCCGGGGATCTACGTGAATGCTGATGTGTCCCGCGCCTGGGCCTGGGCTCCTGACCATATTGCACAAATGAAACGCGATGGCACACTCGACCACTTTGTCGTGCTGGGGTTGGGAACCAACGGTAACGCGGCTCCTGGTGAAATCGACGATGTTATTCAGGAAATTGGCCCGAACCACGTCATCATTCTCGTCAGTCCCTATGGGGATCGACCGTGGATGGAAAAATCTCGCGAGCAGATCTATGCTGCGGTGAAAAAGTACGACAATATTTATCTGGCACGCTGGTTCCAGGCTGTCACAAAGAACCCAACTGTGGTGCGGGCAGACGGTATTCACCCCGGTCAAGAAGGTGGCCGCCTCTATGCACAGGCCATCCAGGACGCACTGCAGCGCTGGGTTGAGCACGGCTCACGGATGTAA
- a CDS encoding isoprenyl transferase codes for MRTKAFRRWLRHPLANTARAVLYPLYEQRLLCTIAPLPKPAHIAVMCDGNRRWAREAGFTDVASGHRAGALKIVEMLEWCSEIDGIYCVTLYLLSAENLGRAADELNELLAIIRDVVEEIAAPGHDWRIHLMGHIDLLPDSIAAALCGAEANTAHRTGITVNVAVGYGGRQEICDAVQELLTDEIARGVPAGELVESVTVDAIGQHLYTSGQPDPDLVIRTSGEQRLSGFLLWQTAYSEIWFTDAYWPEFRRVDFLRALRDFASRHRRYGK; via the coding sequence GTGAGAACCAAAGCCTTTCGGCGTTGGTTACGGCACCCTCTTGCCAACACGGCACGGGCGGTGTTGTACCCCCTGTACGAGCAGCGTTTGCTCTGCACGATCGCGCCTTTGCCGAAACCCGCCCACATCGCGGTGATGTGTGACGGCAATCGCCGCTGGGCACGGGAAGCTGGATTTACCGATGTGGCCAGCGGGCACCGAGCGGGTGCTCTCAAAATCGTGGAGATGCTGGAATGGTGCAGCGAGATTGATGGTATCTACTGCGTCACCCTCTACCTGCTCTCTGCAGAGAATCTGGGGAGAGCCGCTGACGAACTCAACGAGCTCCTCGCTATTATTCGCGATGTTGTCGAGGAGATTGCTGCACCGGGCCACGACTGGCGCATCCACCTGATGGGCCATATCGACCTACTCCCCGACTCCATCGCGGCGGCGCTGTGCGGAGCTGAGGCGAATACCGCACACCGCACAGGTATCACCGTCAACGTGGCAGTCGGCTATGGCGGACGGCAAGAAATTTGTGATGCGGTGCAGGAGCTCCTTACCGATGAGATCGCCCGCGGTGTACCGGCCGGCGAGTTGGTCGAATCGGTGACGGTGGACGCTATCGGTCAGCACCTCTACACTTCGGGCCAACCGGATCCCGATCTTGTTATCCGTACCTCGGGGGAGCAGCGACTCTCGGGCTTTCTGCTCTGGCAGACGGCCTACTCGGAAATCTGGTTCACCGATGCCTATTGGCCGGAGTTTCGACGCGTCGACTTTTTGCGTGCATTGCGAGACTTCGCGTCCCGTCACCGCCGCTACGGCAAATAA
- a CDS encoding DUF501 domain-containing protein has product MTNLPQPPSEAELQRVAEQLGRAPRGVVAISYHTPDGEPGVVMTAPRLPDGTPFPTLYYLTEPRLVAEASRMEATHVMKEMTERLQVSPELQANYQAAHLHYLQKRNSMEDLGTDFSGGGMPDRVKCLHVLMAYALSEGPGVVRLGDEAVARAADDGGLRGIAIPASWPTLAELGVAPAERNS; this is encoded by the coding sequence GTGACGAACCTTCCCCAACCGCCGAGTGAGGCGGAGCTGCAGCGCGTAGCTGAACAGTTAGGCCGCGCTCCGCGCGGCGTCGTCGCCATTTCTTATCACACCCCGGACGGAGAACCGGGTGTGGTGATGACCGCTCCTCGCCTGCCCGACGGGACTCCATTCCCCACCCTCTACTACCTCACGGAACCTCGCCTGGTAGCGGAAGCGTCGCGTATGGAAGCGACTCACGTCATGAAAGAAATGACGGAACGGTTGCAGGTTAGCCCAGAATTGCAAGCGAATTATCAGGCAGCGCATCTGCATTACTTGCAGAAGCGCAATAGCATGGAAGACCTAGGCACAGATTTTTCCGGTGGTGGCATGCCAGACCGAGTGAAGTGCCTGCACGTATTGATGGCATATGCGCTCTCTGAAGGACCTGGCGTGGTGCGTCTCGGCGATGAAGCTGTGGCCCGTGCCGCGGATGACGGTGGCCTACGGGGGATAGCCATTCCGGCGTCCTGGCCGACCCTCGCCGAGCTGGGTGTGGCGCCTGCAGAAAGGAACTCATGA
- a CDS encoding Bax inhibitor-1/YccA family protein has translation MAFRSSNPVLGALNRQGNTAGGYQQHYGQQQYEQQQGQNPYAQFGQAQAGFAQGASYFGQQQVQQEFQQYAQAPGQMPLQTTVRAITIDDVVTKTGITLGVIIVSAIISFIVALRSPVAGMGLLLVGAIASLIIVLIATFGKKMQSAPITISYAVFEGLWVGAFSQIVAGVDVAGSPAMGIIFGALAGTIGVFVGMLVVYRTGAIRVTPKFTRILIGCIFGILAVVVVNLLASLIAGRPDFFGLYSGGPIAIVFSLVCIVLAALSFLSDFDSVDHAVRAGVPAGYAWGLALGLAVTLVWLYTEILRLLSYFRD, from the coding sequence ATGGCTTTCCGCAGTAGCAATCCAGTACTGGGTGCGCTCAACCGCCAAGGTAATACTGCTGGAGGTTACCAGCAGCACTACGGCCAACAACAGTACGAACAGCAGCAGGGACAGAATCCCTACGCACAATTCGGACAGGCTCAGGCAGGTTTTGCCCAGGGCGCTAGCTACTTTGGCCAACAGCAAGTCCAGCAGGAATTCCAGCAGTATGCGCAGGCGCCCGGCCAGATGCCATTGCAGACTACTGTGCGTGCCATCACCATCGACGATGTCGTCACGAAGACTGGCATCACCTTGGGTGTCATTATTGTGTCCGCGATTATTAGCTTTATCGTGGCCCTGCGTAGTCCTGTCGCTGGAATGGGGCTCCTCCTCGTCGGCGCAATTGCGTCCCTCATTATCGTGCTCATCGCAACCTTCGGCAAGAAGATGCAGTCGGCCCCGATCACCATCTCCTATGCCGTTTTCGAAGGCCTGTGGGTGGGTGCATTTTCCCAGATCGTGGCAGGCGTTGATGTCGCCGGTTCACCCGCTATGGGCATCATCTTCGGTGCGTTAGCAGGTACCATTGGTGTCTTCGTCGGCATGTTGGTGGTCTACCGTACAGGCGCTATCCGGGTAACTCCCAAATTCACCCGCATCCTCATTGGCTGCATCTTTGGCATTCTTGCAGTGGTCGTCGTCAATCTTCTGGCCAGCCTGATTGCAGGTCGCCCCGACTTTTTTGGCCTCTATAGCGGTGGCCCGATCGCTATCGTCTTCTCCCTCGTCTGCATTGTGCTAGCAGCACTGTCCTTCCTGAGTGACTTCGACTCGGTGGATCATGCTGTTCGTGCCGGTGTACCCGCCGGCTACGCTTGGGGTCTGGCACTTGGCCTGGCCGTGACGCTGGTGTGGCTTTACACCGAGATTCTGCGCCTTCTGTCCTATTTCCGCGATTAG
- a CDS encoding FtsB family cell division protein, with product MVRESHTSPTGGSRRPRPVTGSNARYDAYLQKWRNSRLNPARSIVVIVVAIVLAISLATPLRTYYQQRTEKEALQAENAQLVKEIKRKEEQLAVQNDPKMIEEQARQRLLLIPRGETGFRVILPGKKQDDNVQQHVDNVPSLSLNGGGPWYRDLWRSISVPDPNQKTTQ from the coding sequence GTGGTGCGTGAATCCCATACCAGCCCCACTGGTGGCTCTCGCCGTCCCCGCCCAGTGACCGGCAGCAATGCCCGGTACGATGCCTATCTTCAGAAATGGCGCAATTCTCGTCTGAACCCAGCACGCAGCATCGTCGTCATCGTTGTGGCGATCGTGCTAGCGATTTCCCTGGCGACACCGTTGCGCACCTACTACCAACAACGCACGGAAAAAGAGGCGCTACAAGCGGAGAACGCGCAGCTCGTCAAAGAGATCAAACGCAAAGAAGAACAGCTTGCGGTACAAAACGATCCAAAAATGATTGAGGAGCAAGCGCGTCAACGGCTTCTCCTTATTCCCCGTGGAGAAACCGGCTTCCGAGTCATTCTGCCGGGTAAAAAGCAGGATGACAATGTCCAACAACACGTCGACAATGTGCCGAGTCTCAGCCTCAACGGTGGTGGACCTTGGTACCGTGACCTGTGGCGCAGCATATCCGTCCCCGACCCCAACCAAAAGACCACACAGTAA
- a CDS encoding Ppx/GppA phosphatase family protein — translation MSVVAAVDCGTNAIRLLIVKRDEENTIHEITRRMEIVRLGEGVDDTGNFTPAAIERTQHVLSEYVDTMVEHGVKRVRMVATSATRDAGNQEDFFAMARQELGRAVPGAQAEVITGQEEARLSFGGSVADLLGADAPFLVIDLGGGSTEFALGEQNAADGAVSRVNGAISLNIGCVRLTERYLHTQPPTTEEIVAARSYVREQLDIAFHNLAIDTVRTWVGLAGTFTTIAALALGLEDYDAVKIHQSRISLDQLQQVTDDLIAMAPGQRMELGPMHPGRADVIGGGAIVVQELASRLHDECGVTEVVVSEHDILDGLVHDLLHRNA, via the coding sequence ATGTCTGTGGTAGCTGCTGTAGACTGCGGTACCAACGCTATTCGTCTCCTCATCGTGAAGCGTGACGAGGAGAACACTATTCATGAAATAACCAGGCGGATGGAAATTGTACGACTGGGTGAAGGCGTCGACGACACCGGAAACTTCACCCCGGCGGCAATCGAGCGGACACAGCACGTATTGTCCGAGTACGTCGATACCATGGTTGAGCATGGAGTGAAGCGTGTTCGGATGGTCGCCACTTCAGCAACTCGTGACGCCGGCAACCAAGAGGACTTCTTCGCCATGGCACGGCAGGAATTGGGCCGTGCTGTCCCCGGTGCACAAGCCGAGGTTATTACTGGCCAGGAAGAGGCTCGCCTGTCCTTCGGGGGATCGGTGGCAGATCTCCTTGGTGCCGATGCTCCCTTCCTTGTTATTGATCTCGGTGGTGGCTCCACGGAATTTGCTCTCGGCGAGCAGAATGCCGCCGACGGTGCGGTATCCCGCGTGAATGGTGCCATCTCTCTCAATATTGGATGTGTGCGCCTTACCGAACGCTATCTGCATACTCAGCCGCCTACGACGGAGGAAATCGTGGCAGCACGCAGCTATGTACGGGAACAACTCGACATTGCGTTCCATAATCTGGCGATTGACACGGTTCGTACCTGGGTGGGCCTTGCCGGTACCTTTACCACTATTGCTGCATTGGCCTTGGGCCTGGAGGACTACGACGCAGTGAAGATTCACCAATCGCGTATTTCTCTTGACCAGCTTCAGCAGGTGACCGATGACCTCATCGCTATGGCTCCTGGGCAGAGGATGGAACTCGGCCCGATGCACCCTGGTCGTGCCGATGTCATCGGTGGTGGTGCTATTGTGGTGCAGGAACTGGCATCACGCCTACACGACGAGTGTGGGGTGACCGAGGTTGTGGTGAGCGAACACGACATCCTGGACGGTCTTGTGCACGATCTGCTGCACCGTAACGCCTAG